GATGAAGATTCCCGGTGGGGACTTGATCCCTTTCGGGACCACCGTCATCGCCCCCGACCAGGTGCCTCGCGCCGTCCGGATCTGAATGGACCTGTAGCGAACGGACGCGGGGTCGAAGGTTTGGACTATCCTGAATTCGGGCCCACGGTTCCGATCCCTCACCAGTCTGCCCGTCTGTCCCTCCCCTACGGCCCGTTCTCCGACCGACGAACGCTGTACTTCAATTCCGATGACATCCCGCAGATCGAGGATCGGGGAATCTGTTGATGGCGGGTCGGCAAGTAAAGGCAGAGCCCAGGTGAGAAGAAAAAAGGTCAGCCGGCCATCGGGATACATGGGGCAATGTCGGCTACCCCCGTTCAGTCCCCTTTGAAGACGAGGCCGATGTCTTTGCGCCAGGCGTCGAGGACTTCCATATTGCCGATGGTATCGGCCCAGGTCATGGCCGGGGGTGGCGCTTCCCGATCGCGGCGGCGGACGCATTCGGCGAGAAGATCGATCTCATGAGTGTAGAGGGAACGGGCGGCGTTGATCCGGATCTCTTCAGGCTCCTTTCCGTTGCGGATGAGGTGGATGACTGAATTCTCGGACGGAGCCCAGGGAACAGGTACGACCAGGCTGCCTTCGGAACCGTAGACGCGCAGGACGTTGTCGGAGCCGACCTGGGTGGCGGCGGCAACCGTGGCGACGAGGCCGCCGGGGAATTTGAGGACGGCGGCGGCCTGTTGATCGACATGGCTGACCTCGCCGATCCAGGCCACGCCCCGTACATCGGACGGATTCTGGAATGGGTTTCGGCGGGCGGCGCCTGCGATCAATCGACACATGGAAACCGGATAGCAGCCGACATCCATGATCCCGCCCCCGGCCGCTTCGTGACTGAGGCGGATGTTCTCGAAATTGAGCCCCATATTGTAGGTGAAGCCGGCCTGGATGAGCCGGACTTCGCCGATGGCGCCGTCGACGATCAGGTCGACGATCTTTTTGGTCTGGGGGTGGCACCGGTACATGAACGCCTCCATGAAGAAGACGCCGGATTCACGGACGAAGTCCATTGCGCGGCGGGCTTCGGCCGCATTCACGGCAAACGGTTTCTCACAAAGGATGTGTTTGCCGGCAGTTGCGGCCCGGATGGTCCATTCAGCGTGAAGGTGGTTGGGCAGCGAAATGTAGACCGCATCCACTTCGGCGTCCCGCAGGAGTTCGTCGTAGGATGCATGCGCCCTTCCGGCTCCGAACTCCTCGGCAAATCCACGGGCGGCGGGGCCGCTCCGACTGCCGACGGCCGTCAGAACGCCGGTCGGCGTCTCGTTCAAGGCCTTGGCGAATTTCCGGGCGATGCCACCCGTCCCGAGAATGCCCCAGCGGGTGGGTGGTTGATCTGGCATGGTGCGAAGGGGTCGTCAGGTCTCAGTGGTGGTGGTGATGGCATCCGCAGCCGGCTCCGCAGCCACCAGAAGCGGGTGGCGGCTGGCCGATTCCGGAATCCCGGGCGGCACTGACGAATCCATACCCCCCGGTGATGATCCGACGAACCGGAAGGCCGGACTCCGGGTCGTGGGTGAGCGGATCGTCCTTCATGCTTTGCTGCACCTCAAACCGCCTGGGCGGCCGGGTGGCATCATCGGTGATTGTCTCGTAAACGTAGGTTGCCATCGGTTCGAATGGATACGCTTGATTTGTATTCGGGGCAAGGCCAACCCGCGGTCGCTTCAATTGTCGATTTCACCTGCCGCGAGCCCGGCGGGCAGCGGGGCCGGCTGGGTGCAGGTGGTGGTCAGTTCGATGTGTCTGCCCTGATCGGAGGATTCGCCGAAAGCCTGCATAATGTCGACGACGTGGGCCGCCATGTGGCCGTTGGCGCGGTGTTCGCGTCCGGACCGGACTGCGGTCGCCAGGTCCGCGACACCGATGCCGCGTCCCACGTCATCGCGATGAGTGGAAGGCATGACCTTCCATTCCGTGGATTTCGATGAACGGACCTTGACCTCGCCGTTGAACGTATTCGGGTCGGGCACGCTCATTGAACCCTCTGTCCCGTGTATTTCGATCCGGGGCAGGTTATGGGCCCAGACGTCGAAGCTCATGATGACGGTGGCGATGGCCCCGCACTGAAAGTCGATGGTCCCGGCCAGGTGGGTCGGGATTTCAACCGGGAGAACGGTGCCTTTGAGCGGTTCGCTGGTGACCGTCCGGGTGGGGAAGGTGATACGGGTTGAGGCGCTGACGCGGCGGGCGGGTCCGATCAGGTTGACCAGGGCCGTCAGGTAGTAGGGCCCCATGTCGAACATCGGTCCGCCGCCCTTCAGATAGTAGAATGCGGGGCTGGGGTGCCAGCTTTCGTGTCCGTGCCCGGCCATGAAGGCGGTCGCGGCGACCGGTTCGCCGATGAGCCCCTCGTCGATCGCCCTTCGGGCGGTCTGAATGCCGGCACCCAGAAAAGTATCCGGGGCCGATCCCACCC
This is a stretch of genomic DNA from Opitutaceae bacterium. It encodes these proteins:
- a CDS encoding Gfo/Idh/MocA family oxidoreductase, which produces MTQSTIGIGIIGCGAIFPAYVKGSRQFPFLEIKACADMDLPRAQARAREFEIPRGVSVEDLLADPEIEIVVNLTVPQSHAPLNIAALKAGKHAYCEKPLGLTRDEVIESVAIATRNGLRVGSAPDTFLGAGIQTARRAIDEGLIGEPVAATAFMAGHGHESWHPSPAFYYLKGGGPMFDMGPYYLTALVNLIGPARRVSASTRITFPTRTVTSEPLKGTVLPVEIPTHLAGTIDFQCGAIATVIMSFDVWAHNLPRIEIHGTEGSMSVPDPNTFNGEVKVRSSKSTEWKVMPSTHRDDVGRGIGVADLATAVRSGREHRANGHMAAHVVDIMQAFGESSDQGRHIELTTTCTQPAPLPAGLAAGEIDN
- a CDS encoding zinc ribbon domain-containing protein, whose amino-acid sequence is MATYVYETITDDATRPPRRFEVQQSMKDDPLTHDPESGLPVRRIITGGYGFVSAARDSGIGQPPPASGGCGAGCGCHHHHH
- a CDS encoding Gfo/Idh/MocA family oxidoreductase, with protein sequence MPDQPPTRWGILGTGGIARKFAKALNETPTGVLTAVGSRSGPAARGFAEEFGAGRAHASYDELLRDAEVDAVYISLPNHLHAEWTIRAATAGKHILCEKPFAVNAAEARRAMDFVRESGVFFMEAFMYRCHPQTKKIVDLIVDGAIGEVRLIQAGFTYNMGLNFENIRLSHEAAGGGIMDVGCYPVSMCRLIAGAARRNPFQNPSDVRGVAWIGEVSHVDQQAAAVLKFPGGLVATVAAATQVGSDNVLRVYGSEGSLVVPVPWAPSENSVIHLIRNGKEPEEIRINAARSLYTHEIDLLAECVRRRDREAPPPAMTWADTIGNMEVLDAWRKDIGLVFKGD